The Watersipora subatra chromosome 7, tzWatSuba1.1, whole genome shotgun sequence genomic interval CTGATGAAGGTATTCTCACTCCCGTTAATTATTCAACAGGCTGAATCAGCAACAGTGCGTCAGTCTGTAAATCAGATAGAACCTTGAGTGTATGCTTCGACCCCTTTAATTTAAACAAGGTCATACAGCATAATCACTTCCCAATTACCCACCTTGAATGATGTACTCAGTAAGCTGGATGGGGCTAGAGTATTCTCTTTTTATGAAATCAAGGATGGGTTCCTTCAACTCTCATTAAGCAATTTCTCAAGTGATCTGACCATGCTCTGGATACTATTTTGCAAATACAAATGGTTGGAAATGCTTTAAgctgtcttcaaatttaaaagatTGCCAAAGAAGGTGATCCGCTGCCTTAGGAGAACTCAAAGATCTACCTACATAAGATGAAGCCAAATAGGATCACAATGGAAATCTTGAAAGATTGCTAACAAGAGCAAGAAGAGTGAACCTCAAACTGAACAAGGATGAAAGCGAATTTCACCTTGATGGGATATCATACGCTGATCACATTGCTAATCCTGATTGGGGCAAACTCGATTCCAAAAAAATCAGTGCTACCAAAGATGTGGAGGCACCCATCAACTATGATAGAGCAAAAAGCTTTCTTGGTCACGTTAATCATTTGCCTAAGTTCATTCCTAACTGCTCAGCAGAACGCGAACCTCTTAGGTAAATAGAGTGAACAACTCATACTTGGCGTGTGCAGAGAACCAAGCCAGGGATTTTACCCAGATAAGCACCTTATTATTGAATCCTTACATTTGAAGTACTTCTGGGTCAACGAACATGTTGTCATTCAAATGAATGCAAGTACCAATGGACTTGAGGCAGTGCTCTTACAAGGTGGTCAGCTAGTCTATAATGGACCAAGGCGTTTATCTGAAAGAGATCAGAACTATGCTCCCATTGAACTTGAGCTGCTAGCTATAGCTCATGGAAACTGAAGTTTGACCAGTATGTATTTGGGAGTCCTGATGTGACAGCTCACACTGACCATAATTCGTTAGAATAATTCTTTGCAAAACTCTTGAACAAAGCACTGACAAGACTACATACAATCAATGTTTTTGACTCTTCACCGATATCCCACAAAGGCAATCTATAAAATAGGTGGCGTCAAGCAAGTCTCAGCTAATATGCTTTCAAGAAGCCTAGTTGACGAAGCAGATGTTGCAGCTGTTACTACTGAACAAATTTTCACTGTTAATTAGTTTTGAAACTTCATGTCAGACCTGaccataaaaaatttcaaaagagATCTTCTAGTACTCGACTCAACATATTAAATGATCAAACAACACCaaagatttttgcaaacctcCGCAAACTTTTGTTGATGATCCCGTCATGCTGGCCAACCAAGCTAACAGAAGTTCCAGAACCATTAGAACAATACTTCACACATATAGATAAACTTGCCTTGCTTAATAAAGTCATCTACAGAGGTTAAAGGCTAGTAATACCTGATAATTCTAGAATAATGATATTGGGCAAACTTTACAGCAGACATCAAAGGACAGCTGCTACTGTGACCGGGGCTTGAGCTACAGTATATTGGCCACAGATGGCCAAGGACACCAAGCAAACAACTGATCAGTGTGTCATGTGTGGGCTTGACTCCCCTAGTTAGCCTGCTGAGGCTGTCCACAGTTTATACCAAATTATTTGTGGAATACGATTGAGATAGATATTATGACCTACACAAGCAAGAAATACCTGATGCTAGTGGCCCACTTTTCAGGCTTCTTTCAAAGTGAACTGGTCAACAACCAACAGTTCGCCACAGACATTAAGCTTTGCAAGAAGACTATCACTATATACGGCATACCACATCAACTATATTCAGACAACGGTTGACAGATTCAATCAAGAATAAGGAGTCATGCACTTCACATCTTTACCTAGACACCAGCAATCTAATGAGAAGGCTGTAGCAGCGGTTTAGATGATGAAGCATATAATACAGATTCAAAGACTAATATCTGGCTCTCCTGGAGCATTAGAACACCTCTACTAAAGTCATGACTAGTTTCCCCATTCAGAGAATGCTTCCTGCTCAATCTTGTCAATGGGAAGCAGTTTCAGAGAGGGTGATCTTTTAgatgaaaaagtaaaaacaaagaAGCTGCCCGACCAATATCATAAAATGCCTGCCAGAGATCTACAGCTTCTCAACATTTGATGTCTGGTTCTGGTAATGGACATTGAATCAAAGAAGACTAGAAAGCAGCGAGGAAAGGTCATTGAACAGCTTTCCAATCGGTCATACCTAATTGCCAACAATGAGACAGACCAGACAGTGAGATGTCTTTGGGTACATCTGAGACCCTTACATAAAACTGATGTAAACCATGGAGCTCATAATCAGTGTACTACAGCTGTGAATCTACCAAACTCAGGTGTCAAGCCAACCACCAATGATAAAAGCTGATCTCCTTGATCATGCCTTAACCAATTGACCTGTTTGCTGTGGCATTCTAGTAACACCTTCAGCTGATGTACTTCTCAGATCTGTCTAGGCATATTGTCCTCAAGCCAAAAGTCTGGCCAAGTTCAAGGAGTTTGTCTTGTACAAGTAGTACAAATTGTGCTATAAATTGATATGGCTCAGGACTTGTGTTCATGGCAATGCAATTATGTGGCTAACTATATCAGTACAGGTGATTTTACCTTCTTACCCTTTATATGTGAATTCTGCGTACTTATTTTAGTGCTCACAATCTGATCATTTCAACGATGGTGCTAGTTactgtgtaatataaatatcTTTGTTCAATCTTGTATTCAATACTTTGTTATAGCTTTGACACGAAGGATATGAGCTTTCAAGttatatgaaaaaaatgttgataATATAAGCTAGCTTTATTATGTAATTCTACTGATGGTTCTAACTTTATTATGTAATCACTACTGATGGTGTTAGatttattatgtaataactACCGATGATGTTAGCTTTATTATGTAATAACTACTGATTATGTTAGCTTTATTATGTAATCCCAACTGAGGGTGTTAgctttattatgtaatattCACTGATAGCGTTAGCTTTATTATGTAGTCACTACTGATGGTGTTAGCTTTATTATGTAATCGCTTCTGATGGTGTTAGCTTTATTATGTAATCTCTTCAGATGATGCTAGCTTTATTATGCAATCTCTACTGATAGCGTTagttttattatgtaataaCTACCAATGATGTTAGCTTTATTATGTAATCCCTACTGGTGGTGTTAGCtttattatgtaatctctactGATAGCGTTAGCTTTATTATGAAATAACTACCAATGATGTTAGCTTTATGATGTAATCCCTACTGATGGCGCTAGCTTTATTATGTAATCATTATTAGGGCTGTATATAAGTCAGCTGCGGCATACTGTAAGTTCAGTTTACAACACAGTGGTTTAACAGTTGTACCGGGTTGTACAAAATGCAACCACCAAAGAACATAAGCATCTACTCTTTTTGATCTTTAGCTTCTAATCTTTTAACATCGACCTTTCATGAGCTCAGTAAAATAATTGTAGATATTGAGTGTGCAATTTATCAAACCTTAATTTTACAGCCCTCTTTTTACATTGATGTTATCTTTTTAATAGAAGTTGTCCATAGAAACTACTTAAGACACGGGTCCGGCAGTTGTGTGGCTCACTTCAATTTTTGTCGTAAGCGATGCAGGCCaagaataatacatgtacattagttTGTAGTGCAATTTATTCTTGTTTCATACAGGCTGTGAGATTTGACATTTTCTAAGGTGGAAGATAACTCCAGAGATATGGTTTAGCATGAGTTTAGCAAGCAAGTAGTAGGGTGATTTATACATATTGTGCAGGTAAATGATGCTTTCTGTCAGCTGGAGAAACAGTAGGTAACTGCATTTTCTTTATGAAACTCTCTTTCAGCCACTACTCTTATAGTGCCAACCCAacatcatatttttgttttgcaaagAAAGTTATTGGTTTCCTTAGCAACTTACTAGCCTCAGTGCTGATCTACTGGAAAGATAAAAGGCAGTCTATACTATCCTACAATAACTATCTTTTGCTATAATCATGATGCTGTAAGCAATAATGGTTCATGTCTAGCAAAATAATCTCTCCTCGACCAATGGCAGGACAATAAATGCCAAATATTTTCTGCTTGAGTAAAATACAAAATTGGTTGTGAACAAGTTTAAGGATTAACAAGGTATGGGTGAATATGGGAAAGATGGATATCGGTATAGGCTGTGCCTCAGGCTACCTCCACAGACTATTATCAAAAAtagttttcaatttaaaaacCTTTGTGGTGTTCTACGTCTTAACTAATGCTAGTGTACATCATCGAATTGGGAACCATTGctagaattatcttctcttgccTTTCTACTAATGAATGGGTGCACAAACCCCAGTGTGTCATAAATCcatagtattattaatttctacaagttttttgtataaaagctgagtttttgtataaaatctagtaaatgtCAGATTCTTTATAATTTTTATCTGCTTTgtttattgcattttattatttcattttaagaAACAAACATTTGAGAAGAAGTCAAACAAGCGGTTCGTGTTTTTTTAACCATTGTGCAAAATTATTTGTGATCATCGGGCTACATTTTGTGGCCAGTGTTTACAAGAAATGCATGCTTCATGACATATAATTTTACTACCTTGTCGTACATTTGTTATGAATCGAAGGTTCTATGAGTAATTTTGTAGTAGGGCATCATCACACTGGTGTCTAGATTCTTTATTTTTCTCCAAGCTGTTCAAACGAATCACTATGTACATATTCATGATATATTGTCATTgttcttattgtttatttataaactACAATAATGCAATGTTGTAATTCATGCTACATCATTAACAGAGATTGCCAATTTTATTAAGTCACAGATATTACAGAGGCAGTTAAATCATAAAACCCTGTTACAACGTTAATACTGGTTCTATCATTAAAGTACACGTATATTGACGTGTATGGAGATTATGGCATACTGATccattcacagaattattttttaaatagtcgTCAATTATATGAATCACTCAGCAAAGTTTCACAACAAAGGAAAAGGAAATTAACAAATTGGCACagtttaaaggttaaaatactgTATACTTTGATTGGCTCCTTGTTTACTAAAGATAGACCGACCCCTTTAAAAGTAGTATAAAGCAGTTTTAATAAGGTATAAAATTTGAATATATACACCCTATACACTCCAGTAACTGTGGATTAAAAATTATGATATAAATATGGTAAAACAGTGGCATTTTGGTGAACCAACTGTTTAGACTTTAAGCTGTAGCAATTAATTTGAACTGACATCAAATCAGAAATAGTGATATGGTCACGTTACAAAATTATTGTCTTGCAATAGATTTTGACGGTTCATTTATTTACTCTGGAGCATAAATGCATATGAACTCAAGTTCAGACTACCTAACTGACTGTTTCTCTTCTATAATAGCCACAGTAGCTTGAGTGCTAGCAGTCTGCTGAGAGGACTTCCTTGTTGAGTTCTGTTTTGCTGATGAACTCTGACTTGCGCTGTGGTTACAGTTTTCAGCTAATTTTGCTGTCACAGATGTAGCCTTTGGTCGGTGTTTACAACACGGAAGTCTGTTGAAGAGAAGcttcatatccatctgtataaCACATAAGTTTGTGAGACATCAGCTCTAGTAGCCCACTAGGCTATAACGATCACTTCTAAAAAGATCGTTATAGCCTATTGTGTGTTATAATGTTAAATTTATCACGTTAACTTTATGGTTGTCTATGAAAGAAATGCTAAATATTTACATCAAACTCTAATGTTGGCATCTGATTGATGCTACTAAActaaataacataatttttgtCGCTTGATTGTTTACTGATTATCTTGTAGTAATTCTTAGTTTAGGAGTTGTGTGCTCATCGCCAGTAAAACTGAAATGTGACATTACAAGAAATCTACAGCCTGCCAGTAAAATATCTAGTGATACCACATTACACTTGCAAATGCCGCTTTACCATTTGTACCATTGCATAAATGCTTTGATTTATCAAATTAATCAGATGTTTTATGGTTTTCGACTCCTACTCAGCTTGTGTTGAGTTGTTGTTTTTGCTGGCAATCTACATGTCTtgataatatatatcaatattaatagtatatattgtatatattatatataatatatataatatatattaaatataatatattttatatatattatatcttttatataaaatatataacactatattgtttatatatttttattatttatattttttattatttgtatcatatttattaaattttttccaAATCATACCATGCAGAATCATTAACAAAGCAAAGAAGGTCACCATTGGCcagtaaaatcaaataaattgtttgacatttaacgtttaaaatacctttcccTGCTAAaagaacggatattaggtggaagattttTAAAGCAGCTaccaatgatattttcaaaataatttttagatgTTATATGCAATTTGTTTATACCAGGTAAGATAAAATGTGTTGAAAACCTGCAAAtgtcatgtaaaaaatgaaaacacacACCGTGAAAGATTTTGAAAGCTTCAAGTgatgtaaaattaaaatttagtataGGTAAGATGATGTAAAGATGTAtaaagatcatttgttggaagAAGACCTGCTGGAATTTTTACAATTAGTCAAAATGCTTTTTTTGCCACAAAAATAAATCGTTTGTGACATATCTTGAAGCTAGATTATAATGAATGCGTATACCATaaaaaacatggcagaaaataaactgataataaaatgttcTGGCAGATTTTGAGTTAACGCATGGTCTGCAAAAATGGAGCAGAATCAATGACTTAGTGACCTTATGACAAATACATGCAGTGCCAGCATGATTATTTCAAAAGAGTTGATCTGTCAAAACTcgaaacaaataataaaacagtGACCAAGAATACGGGCCGTTCCTCTTTTGTGATACAATCACAAGGTGACATCaaaatacatcaaaaattgaaaaacaaatcGAGTGGATAAAAACAATACTCAACACACATGGCATCAGACCAAACTACAACTCGTAAGCAGTTAGTCAATACTGTGAACCTACTGAGTATTTTAGAATTATTAGTTTCATGAGAAGATAATTCTAGTTTGTATTAGAAATTTTGTAGTTTTACTTGAAATACAATTTGGAAAAAGTTAGCTAGTATGACATACATATTTAATCTACAATGACCTATTTAAATGAAATTTCACAAATCATAATATTTTTCAACATATATAGTATGAAATGGTTATGCTAACAAGAGCAGTTGTTCTATGCTGGTTAAACCCTGACACCAGCTGTCTATATCAATGCAAAAAAATGTTATGACAATAATTAaactacaattgtttttgttactATTGTTGGAGTTTGTATAATAATCTGCCTGGTAGAGTCTATGCTAGATGATTATCCAaggaaatatttatttatttgggtAAAGAATTCACTGTTGTATAAAACAGAACATGCAGTAAACAAATTTTTGAAGCAAAACGCCGATCATGGAAGACTGATGCCTTGCATTCAATATTATCTTTTGGAGATTACGCAGTTTAAATGCAGCTTTgttcaaattaattttaatcatcatataattttttataatcaatAATATACCTAATAATAAATACCTCGTGAAACTAATAATTCTAAAATACTTagtaggtaggcctatataataTACCTACTGAGTATTTTAGAATTATTAGTTTCATGAGAAGATAATTCTAGTTTGTATTAGaaatttttgtagttttatttgaaatacaaTTTGGAAAAAGTTAACTAGTATGACATATTTAACCTACAATCTTATAGGTCTTATAGATTATAATAAGTTATAtgatcccacaaccaaacaatcacttcgctcatgtttggttgtgggatcatataatgttttataatcGATTAGCCCAACAAACTGGTTATGATTAATTGCGGCATgtattaattgttttatatagaGGTACTCACTCGAAAATAGTTGTTGAAAGTGAGGTAGACAAGTGGAGTAGAGAAAGCATTTGTACATGTCAGACCAGCAAGAACTACTTCTACTACAAATTCTTCTTCCGTGAACTCGGGAGGCTTGTTTTGATACTGTACCACTGTGTAGTACATTGTGTTCGGGAGCCAGGTGGCTAGTGTAAGAAATGCATCCACCATCAGCATCAATTGCAGCTGAAATAAGAAATTATAAACTggtagtatttactataataaaaaccttGTCCGTCTGTTCATCCATTTGTTCAAAGCACGCTTAGAtgtttggaaaaatattgctttcagcAGAATTCCaactcacaactttcagccttgttaaaagttaaaattagAAAATGTATCAAGGAATTCAATCTGTAGGTAGAGTGATACTCTACCTACAGACCGACCTCTTTGACACATTTCTGAATGATTCTACGGTTACGTATTGGGCCTGACAATCACTCACGGCACACCAGACTGCTAGAGTACTAGCATATCAGGATAGGAACGCTTTTGATACATAGCAAGGATTTCGTACGTGCAAGATTGTAGGCTCTAATACTGTCCTATAAACACTACTGTTACAACCTCGTATGtatttttagttaatttatataaacccatactatgtaataattttattcaaactttaagtgtaatgataataatggcactattgttgattataataacGATGATAATAAGaatgatggtaataatgataatagtCATGATAAAACTAGCGAGAGTAGTTTAGTATAAtattgtgataataataatctccaataataaaaagttgtaatatctaaagtattaataataatgataaccaTAGATGAAAATGAACTGAACACTAAAAAGTTCTCAGCAAGTAGAAAATGACTAGTTTAGAAGCTCAGTCTCATTTGAGTTTACATTTAACTTCGTTGAAAACCTAAGAGTTTGAAATCTATGCCAGAGATAATCCAGGGGAGTTGTCTTTCCACCTGGTTCTACACCTGAGTAAACTCAGCTTTATGATCAAAAAGAGACAACGATAGAAAACTTCTTTTCTTCAGTAACAAGAGCTTCAcaacaaaactatttattttttatcataaaacatataaacactatcagactcagtgtactgcaatcattatgtttcttcagttacctctgAAACATCACATCTTTGAAATAATGTGAAACAAACATGTGTTTAACTTGATTTCTTTTTTCATTGAATTCCACAAGCTTGGAGCTTCAAAATGATACTCAGTTCAAtaggagttgtgctaccctatgTACTTTCATTGTTGATGTAAAATTGTTAATACAGTCTAGGATTAGTTGACCTGCTCTAATATACAAGAATTAAGCttgaaattgttttaaattttaggtATGTAGCTTCAAATCTTACTAATACTAATTGCATATTGTTAGACATATACGAGGATCAGGAAATTTAGGTGGGACATTTCCAAATCCTGTTTAGCAGAATATCTAGTTACTACCAAGAGTGAAATGTTGTTTAAGACTTTGTACATATAAGCAGAGTTCTAGGTGAGCATTGCAAATAAttgaatgaaaaaataaaaggtaAACTCAGAttaaaatagcaaaaacaaatgcataaaaatattatttcaacgaatgagggaTGCAAGCAAAAAGTAATATGCTTTTCAACCTGCCATTTTACACGCTGGGCAACTTTATTGACCTTTTTGTCTATTGATAGGGTGCTTCAGCTTTGAATTAActgacctacatgtacatttttgCTGAAGAAATTGTACCAAACACTTTTTAGATAGGCACCAACCTTCGCAGTCGCCTCCTGTTGTTTCTTACTGTTCTGGGTTGATGCGTGGACTAGGTGGCTCTTTCTTCGGACACACAGTTTTACaaacacaacagagtaggaGATGACGATGATGAAAGCGGGTATTGCATAACGAAGTGTTACTAGCAGTTCATATGTATTAACTGGTATATTAATTCCGATGTCACAAAATCTGTTGCCATACTCGTCTGTAAAAACGGCACTACTACTGACTACCACCAGCTCAGGAACAGTGGCACACAACCACACTAGTCCTACTACTATAAATTTGTGTTTGGTTCGATAATTGACAGCTTTAAATGGAAAAAGAATGATTACAGCTCTTTCTAAGCTGATAGCAGCATTACAAAGCGGGCTTGCATGGACTGCTGACAAGCTGATAAATGACTGAAGCGTGCACCATGCAGTGTCCCCTACGAATGGAAGGTTTAATCGGTCCTTCATAACTACTGTCGGATAAAAGGCAGCCATCACACAATCAGCTATCGCCAAGTTGATCAATTGTATTTTCACTTCTTTGTTGGTATATTTTCCGAGTAGGATGGCTAATATTGTCAGAATGTTCAAGGTTCCACCAACGATAGAGACaattataaaatatgatttcaCTATACCGTCATGCCAaggttgaaaataaaattcatttttgtagtagtagtagtagtccTCTGTGATGTTTGGTAAAAGTGCCGATGCGTTCATCTTTCTCTGCAGCTGATGATCttccaaaataaaacaaactaatGATGTTTATGGAATCCTTACACCACATTTTATGGCTTTTAGAAAGAAATGTTGTATTGCCTCAACTGCCTAATGTGAGAACTGTTTTAAGAGGTTTTATAGGCTTTAATTGATCCAATCAGAAAGTGAGTGGTTCCTGATAGCATGAAGAAAATTTGATCTTCACAAGTGCTCTCAGAGTACCTTGAACATAACTGCAACTGAGTAGAAAAGAGTGAAAAAATTCTATAAGTGCCTTTAACTTGCTCACGCTGGTGGCAAGAACCTACACAGGGCTATCAGGAATGATAATCAACAGTGCCATTGTCTCCTTGGGCACCTATATTTATGGAATGTATCAAATCAAGATCTAACGGCTGACAATAGCTTACATTTAGCATCATATTGTGTCAGCGAAGGCCATGTCTAAAAATAAAGTTCTTTTACAAGGTATAAAGATTCTGAGTAATAGAAGTGACAGTTGGATGGAATAAAAGGCCTTgcaagaaaatttaaaaacattttgcgTGTTTTTTAATATACAGTTGCTGGTCTTATGAAGAGTCTTGTCTGGTCAGCTATTACCCGCCTTCTTCAAGctaagagttgtctgcttttaTCTAGAAACAAATACAATCTATTTCTTTGTTAATAACTTAACAAACAATATGCTATTACTTTTAGCTAGCCACGGCAACAATAAATCAGTTAAGTTGGGAGTGTGAAAGAACTCTGATGCACAGAaatgataaattaaaaaaaaactgagaaaataaacaaatagaATAAGTAAAATATGTAACATCTACTCTAATGTCCTCTACAGAACCATAACATATGTTTACATGCTAGTGCACACTCAAAAGCTGGATAGAAAAGAAATAGTTAAAGTTTTATGTAGTGGTTAAAACCTTACATTTATTATTAAGAAGCTAATAAGAAGCAGATAAAGAGAAAATATGAAGAAACAGAGTGTAAATAGTCTATATACAATACAGGAGACTATGATCTAGTAAAATATTATCAATAGAGGCTCGAAGGAGGAGTTCGTTTAATGACGGAATCACTTAATTCAAGGTCATCAAAACTCAACCCCTCATTAAACGAAGACAAGTTGTATAACTTACAGCAATAATCTTACTGGTATATCCAACTGTTTAAGGCTTAGCTGCGAGTTTAGAGGTCAATTTGCTTGTTGACAAATCCTATTCGTGAGCTAAATAGCACATGCCAACGCATAGCCTTTAACATATGCATGTTGGTAACTGCTCGGATGAAGTAAGGCAGCTAAGCTGTTCTGTTACATTATAAGTAAAACAGTATCGGCGTGCATATAAGTGTCAAGTGTATTGCTGCTGGTCTGCCACTCTGCTATGGCAAACTTTGATGAGCCCAATTTCAACAtttgtttaaaacatttaaactcAAAGGCTATCTGTAGAATTACAGATAGCTGTAATTATAGTTTTATAGTTTACTGTATAATTGCAGTAAGGAGTAATGTTTGCACACATGATGCGCTACTAGAAACATTATCAAAATCTATACTTTCCTCAAATAGCAGTGTACTAATTCTAATTGTACATCGCCACCAGCTCAATAAAATGAACAAGGTCAATCTGTCGTTGGAatataactaaatttatttacatgtaatgtCTCAGCAAAATATCAAGTAACCTGATTGAATAACTTCTAAAATAAGATTGATTCTTTTTGCAGATCTCTGCCTGCTTATACACAAAATTGCTAGGAAATTCTTGAAAGGACGTCGGCATTCCACATTGGTTACTCATGACTGATCATGAGAAATACATGATGAGTCATGCAGTGATCATGCAAAGAGTATAATCTAATAAACCATGCTGTAGTCACACCATACCATGTATACCAACACAAAGTGCTAGTCAACacaataaatttataataaacaataataaagatGAATAATAATGAAACCACATACACGTGCACATCTATATGTACTAGACATGTAAAGCTAAGCTCAGAATTTGTGACATACATATTCAAAATAAGTTAACTTTtagatttacatttaaataactTAGATACATTTTACCATCAACCATCTGGCTAAGTGAGCCAGGGTAAAACTTGAAATGTATTGATACGGTCAATGagtaaatatttcatacttTTATTCTAGAACATATTATATTAGATCATCTTTTTTAAAGATATTATGAAATGCTTTAATAGAAGACTTTAAATATTTGTGCTTGTACGTAGATGTTTGGCTATAGTCGGAAATCCGTGAGCAGAGTAGCTGAAGCCTGTTTTGCAATTTTAGCTATGAAAATGTGGTACATCAATCTTTTTATCTGCTATCATGTAAACCACAGCTTCTCTACCTGGTACTGACTCATACCACAACTTATCTAGCCATCACCTGTTTCATAGCTCTTATGAGTTCACCTGTTCATTGTATGCTCAAACAAACTAGTAATACGTGCTAGCAACAAAACTCTggcaatgctttaaaaaatattacaattataACGAACTAACAAATATAACTATAACAAACTGTTGAGAGAAAAATGCTTCATTAGGTCAGCTTGAATTGTTTTCTGATCCTTGACAAACTAGGTCAGGCTCAGTCGAATTCTTTTGACACCATAAAAGAATTTATGAACTTTAAAAGGTTTAATACGAATAATGATTAATATA includes:
- the LOC137400165 gene encoding neuromedin-B receptor-like isoform X2 → MNASALLPNITEDYYYYYKNEFYFQPWHDDEYGNRFCDIGINIPVNTYELLVTLRYAIPAFIIVISYSVVFVKLCVRRKSHLVHASTQNSKKQQEATAKLQLMLMVDAFLTLATWLPNTMYYTVVQYQNKPPEFTEEEFVVEVVLAGLTCTNAFSTPLVYLTFNNYFRMDMKLLFNRLPCCKHRPKATSVTAKLAENCNHSASQSSSAKQNSTRKSSQQTASTQATVAIIEEKQSVR
- the LOC137400165 gene encoding rhodopsin-like isoform X1; protein product: MNASALLPNITEDYYYYYKNEFYFQPWHDGIVKSYFIIVSIVGGTLNILTILAILLGKYTNKEVKIQLINLAIADCVMAAFYPTVVMKDRLNLPFVGDTAWCTLQSFISLSAVHASPLCNAAISLERAVIILFPFKAVNYRTKHKFIVVGLVWLCATVPELVVVSSSAVFTDEYGNRFCDIGINIPVNTYELLVTLRYAIPAFIIVISYSVVFVKLCVRRKSHLVHASTQNSKKQQEATAKLQLMLMVDAFLTLATWLPNTMYYTVVQYQNKPPEFTEEEFVVEVVLAGLTCTNAFSTPLVYLTFNNYFRMDMKLLFNRLPCCKHRPKATSVTAKLAENCNHSASQSSSAKQNSTRKSSQQTASTQATVAIIEEKQSVR